The Ignavibacteria bacterium genome contains a region encoding:
- a CDS encoding LptE family protein, translating into MIYKIMRPLGLLFVIMIVSNFEGCFYSFTGASVAPHLKTVAIPVAEDRSGVGELNLREQLTSKLIQSFNNDNTLRVAEKSGADALLECSIISFTDAPAVITAAGNNRESVATRRITVTVRVMFKDLVKKKTISEKNYSNYGDYTTENIAANRPAGIQTALNRVTEDILIGTVSNW; encoded by the coding sequence ATGATCTATAAAATTATGCGCCCTTTGGGACTATTGTTTGTTATAATGATTGTTAGTAATTTTGAGGGCTGTTTTTATTCCTTTACCGGGGCCTCGGTGGCTCCGCACTTAAAAACAGTGGCTATCCCGGTAGCTGAAGACAGAAGCGGGGTGGGGGAACTTAATTTAAGGGAGCAGCTGACAAGCAAGCTTATTCAGTCATTTAATAATGACAACACGCTCCGTGTGGCTGAAAAGTCGGGTGCCGACGCGCTGCTTGAGTGTTCAATAATTTCATTTACAGATGCCCCTGCAGTAATTACAGCAGCAGGAAATAACAGGGAAAGCGTTGCGACCCGAAGAATAACGGTTACAGTAAGGGTTATGTTCAAGGATCTGGTTAAAAAGAAGACCATTTCCGAAAAAAATTATTCTAATTACGGTGATTATACAACGGAAAATATAGCGGCTAACAGGCCGGCAGGGATTCAGACGGCGCTTAACAGGGTGACGGAGGATATACTGATCGGCACGGTATCAAATTGGTAA